The genomic window GGAGCTCGGCGTCCACCGCGGGGCGTCGGTCGCCCTGGCGGCGACCCAGGTCCGGTTAGGGCACGAGCTCCGCCACCTGGTGGGCTTCCCGGAGGGTGAGGGAGCGACGGACCATGACGGGCTTGTTGAGGACTTCGACGTGGCCGCGGACGCCGTCGTCGCCAAGGTGCCCGCCGAGGAGGTCATCCGTGAGGCCACCTAGCCCGCATCGCGAGCTTTTGGCGGTATAGCCGCGCTTCTTGCTAAACCTGAAGACGGCGGTGATGAAGCGGCGGTTGTGCTGCATGCTCTAGTTCGCATGGTCGTGAATCCCCCTTCTGCCGACCTGTAGGATAGTAGCAAAAAGAAAGGCGGCGGTTGTGTCACGCACTTTTGTATGTGAGCCCTCGAGCCTTTTTTAATGAAAGATAACTATTCCTTCATTCCGGGGTGCGCGATGCCGTCAGACTCCATTCACAGCGGTCGCGTGGGTCCTTCGCGGGTCGTTAGGCTTTTTAGTGTTTTCGTGCGGCCACACCGTCTGTCTTTCTTTGCAaactcgagcccctgagcccaggCGCGCTGCGGAGGTCCGTCTGGGGGGCCGTTTTGTCTTGTTGCGGTACTCCCTCGCGCGTCTTCTCGGGAAGACGGaagggctgagccgtgccatgctTTCCTCATTGGACGAGTCATGGTGCTCGGCGAGTTTCTAATGGGTTAGTTCAAGTGGGGCCCCGGCTTCCCTTCCGAGGGATTCCGGCTAGGATCAGCTGGTGATCGACTCCATGTTCCTGATGGCgtgtccatatagttctcagatTCGTTCGACCGGCTCCGAGGGCTCGCTGCCTCTCTTCACGAAAACCATGGACCCCTTTCCAATCAAGACTTGAATGCAGGCGGAGATGGCCATGGAGCTTGCGCCCCAGGCTAttagccgctagtgggcccatccctttctgcCCCTTACTCTTGGGGTGCCCAGAGCAGTTGCGAACCCAaaatgggccagccttcgaactatTGGGCTTTTATTGGGTCATGGCGTCCCTGGTAGGCTCCACGTCTCACTTACCTGTGGCGGTTGCGGCCTGCTGGGCAGTCAAAGC from Miscanthus floridulus cultivar M001 unplaced genomic scaffold, ASM1932011v1 fs_548_2_3, whole genome shotgun sequence includes these protein-coding regions:
- the LOC136532184 gene encoding uncharacterized protein, whose protein sequence is MAGWLTELHALWEAADVADGFVRVPGGRREERLLDIPERVRDVVELGVHRGASVALAATQVRLGHELRHLVGFPEGEGATDHDGLVEDFDVAADAVVAKVPAEEVIREAT